A region from the Benincasa hispida cultivar B227 chromosome 10, ASM972705v1, whole genome shotgun sequence genome encodes:
- the LOC120088443 gene encoding uncharacterized protein LOC120088443, which yields MEQKHSMYNIPVLWRGTKYMVEISSDSTLRDLGQKLLKLTEVKVDTMRLIVPQFSSKSSKMLYPFSDEDGYLDLQKFSIFKDNKPIRMMGVSKNEVDEVLNNANKNERIIGFDEEEKRLKQRMSSKPKGMLKLPEGPYVFCEFRTLQIPGIELNPPASEALKRMHMLAADPGIIAIMNKHRWRVGIMTEMAPVGYVGVSPKCILGFNKNHGEEISLRLRTDDLKGFRKYESIKKTLLHELAHMIYSEHDANFHALDKQLNEEAAALDWTRSKGHTLTGIKYSQYHEESDDVEDGFAVSQKLGGSVSHQLVNARAASVAAAYHRLTNTSNFSSRVSQVSAESDPDDSAYPKKLEPDPDDSSNDQSMLELDSDNSSNYKNKLEPDLDDSIGSKSLESEFEPRFIKSLVVQTDLSSTEVQPVPTTNSRLLEATKLYGEPDPDDIGSSSNSKITDTDHFSQGMPNLDCNIFQRMVVEPYPDNLEEKANTLGCGNAIGHDEADCLEAGLVTDQTHLSINCKKHDTTQGVEPMQMEPDPDERPDPDGSSVHQVDSSKMPVDEPDPDDQEIQRIQDSVSVVCNRLREAIARLLAEVKPSESSAVIQTLFKIVKNVIEHPDEMKYRKLRKANPIIQKNVANYKAALEILFLIGFIEDALLDEIGKAETFLVLKRNDPGLLWLAKSTLETCNAL from the exons ATGGAGCAGAAACACAGCATGTATAATATACCCGTCTTATGGAGGGGAACAAAGTATATGGTGGAAATCAGTTCAGATTCTACTCTCAGAGACCTTGGTCAGAAGCTGCTTAAATTAACTGAAGTTAAAGTAGATACCATGCGGCTCATAGTCCCACAATTTTCCAGTAAAAGCTCTAAAATGTTATATCCATTTTCTGATGAAGATGGATACTTGGATCTGCAAAAGTTTTCCATTTTTAAG GATAACAAGCCTATCAGAATGATGGGAGTCTCTAAGAATGAGGTAGACGAAGTTTTGAACAATGCTAATAAAAATGAACGAATTATTGGGTTCgatgaagaagagaaaagacTGAAACAACGGATGTCAAGTAAGCCTAAGGGCATGCTGAAACTACCAGAAGGACCCTATGTATTTTGCGAGTTTCGGACACTTCAAATTCCAGGAATCGAG CTAAACCCTCCAGCTTCAGAAGCTTTGAAAAGAATGCACATGCTTGCTGCTGACCCTGGTATTATTGCAATCATGAACAAG CACCGTTGGCGTGTGGGAATCATGACTGAGATGGCCCCTGTTGGTTATGTTGGTGTGAGCCCTAAATGTATTCTTGGCTTTAATAAG AACCATGGAGAGGAGATATCCCTTCGACTTCGTACAGATGACCTGAAGGGTTTCAGAAAATATGAAAGTATCAAGAAGACATTACTCCACGAACTT GCACACATGATTTATTCTGAGCACGACGCCAACTTCCATGCTCTGGATAAGCAG CTTAATGAGGAGGCTGCTGCTTTAGATTGGACAAGATCAAAAGGCCACACGTTGACTGGAATTAAGTATTCCCaatatcatgaagaaagtgacgaTGTCGAAGATGGCTTTGCTGTCTCACAGAAGCTTGGTGGAAGTGTGTCACATCAGCTGGTTAATGCCCGTGCTGCTTCAGTTGCTGCTGCTTATCACCGTTTgacaaacacttcaaatttcAGTTCAAGAGTGTCTCAAGTAAGTGCAGAGTCGGATCCGGATGACAGTGCTTATCCAAAGAAGCTCGAGCCTGACCCTGATGACAGCTCCAATGATCAAAGCATGCTTGAGCTTGATTCCGACAACAGTTCTAATTATAAAAACAAGCTTGAACCTGATCTTGATGATTCTATAGGGAGCAAAAGTTTAGAATCTGAATTTGAACCAAGATTCATTAAGAGCCTAGTAGTTCAAACAGATTTGAGCAGCACAGAAGTACAGCCTGTGCCTACTACTAACAGCAGATTGTTGGAAGCCACAAAGTTGTATGGAGAACCAGATCCTGATGATATTGGAAGCTCTTCGAACAGTAAAATAACTGACACAGATCATTTCTCTCAAGGAATGCCAAACTTGGATTGCAACATTTTCCAAAGAATGGTTGTTGAACCTTATCCAGATAACTTGGAAGAAAAAGCGAACACGTTGGGGTGTGGAAATGCCATTGGACATGATGAGGCTGATTGCCTAGAAGCTGGCTTAGTGACAGACCAAACCCATTTAAGCATAAACTGTAAAAAGCATGATACTACTCAAGGAGTGGAACCTATGCAGATGGAGCCTGACCCTGATGAAAGGCCTGACCCTGATGGAAGTTCGGTACATCAGGTGGATTCATCTAAAATGCCTGTTGACGAGCCTGATCCTGATGACCAAGAAATTCAAAGGATACAAGACTCTGTTTCTGTTGTTTGCAATCGATTGCGTGAGGCCATTGCAAGGCTGCTGGCTGAAGTTAAACCTTCTGAATCTTCAGCAGTTATTCAAACTTTGTTcaagattgttaa GAATGTAATTGAACACCCTGATGAAATGAAATACAGAAAGCTGCGCAAG GCTAATCCCATTATCCAGAAGAATGTTGCCAACTATAAAG CTGCATTGGAGATCCTGTTCTTGATAGGTTTCATTGAAGATGCACTGCTAGACGAAATCGGGAAGGCAGAAACATTCCTGGTACTGAAACGTAATGATCCTGGCTTATTGTGGCTTGCGAAATCTACCCTTGAAACGTGCAATGCCTTGTAG